One stretch of Gammaproteobacteria bacterium DNA includes these proteins:
- a CDS encoding clan AA aspartic protease: MAAPHEAIGILVAVAFFTLLAASPATFAADAVTVPMKDKGADTFYVDVHVEGVGVLDYLVDTGAGYMTINEDVLSLLQARDQAIYVRRLRGIMADGSTHVVPVYRIGSINIGGVCRIDDVEAAVFPGASRGLLGLSALRKAAPLMFSIEPPLLQMTNCAAPGPPGVDAITHAPISLMPLARDLVQAGE; encoded by the coding sequence ATGGCGGCGCCGCATGAAGCCATTGGCATCCTTGTGGCAGTGGCGTTCTTCACGCTACTCGCGGCGTCGCCCGCCACATTCGCGGCCGACGCCGTTACCGTGCCGATGAAAGACAAGGGCGCGGATACGTTTTATGTGGATGTGCACGTCGAGGGTGTCGGGGTGCTCGATTACCTGGTTGACACCGGCGCCGGCTACATGACCATCAACGAGGACGTGCTCTCGCTGTTACAGGCGCGTGACCAGGCAATTTATGTCCGCCGCCTGCGCGGCATCATGGCTGACGGCAGCACGCACGTGGTGCCCGTTTACCGCATCGGCAGCATCAATATCGGCGGCGTTTGCCGGATCGACGACGTGGAGGCCGCCGTATTTCCGGGGGCGTCCCGTGGCCTGCTTGGATTGAGCGCGCTACGCAAGGCCGCGCCGCTGATGTTTTCCATCGAGCCGCCGCTCCTGCAGATGACTAACTGCGCAGCGCCCGGCCCGCCGGGGGTCGACGCTATTACGCATGCGCCAATTTCCTTGATGCCGCTCGCTCGCGATCTCGTTCAGGCAGGAGAGTGA
- a CDS encoding Tat pathway signal sequence domain protein — translation MFLIAHGIAFAPSVTAAEALRVELNKLEPQEGACRAYLVFENGTASDFSRLTLDLVMFDSEGIIATRLAVDAAPLPADKTSVKLFDIDGLECANVQRILINDVLDCQDENGEISDCVARIDTTSRADAALVK, via the coding sequence CTGTTTTTGATCGCGCACGGAATTGCGTTTGCACCGTCCGTGACGGCGGCTGAAGCCCTGCGCGTCGAGCTCAACAAGCTGGAACCACAGGAGGGCGCCTGCCGCGCTTATCTGGTGTTTGAAAACGGGACCGCGAGCGATTTCTCCCGCCTGACGCTCGATCTGGTCATGTTCGACAGTGAAGGCATCATCGCCACGCGGCTGGCAGTCGACGCCGCGCCTTTGCCGGCCGACAAGACCAGCGTCAAGCTGTTCGATATCGACGGCCTGGAGTGCGCCAATGTGCAGCGTATTCTGATCAACGATGTGCTGGATTGCCAGGACGAAAACGGTGAGATAAGCGACTGCGTGGCGCGGATAGATACTACCTCACGCGCTGACGCGGCGCTGGTCAAATAG
- a CDS encoding EAL domain-containing protein gives MATTAGNGPQSDYRDLVRSQWHVLLRTDPRGVLTFLSPNWHRLTGFGARESIGVPLSDYAHPEDRAHCQAYIALLATLPAEEEAIIDLRCVRKDGGSRWIEIRAHAAFAHHDPSAVIGMAGTVSDVTGRVRSEQLRRANQRSLESLIGNLSVMIYRCRNDHDWTMDYASTGSVALTGYTPEDIVNNKTLPYARLIHTYDRQRIWNEVQSALGDNRPFDVEYRLITRGNEEKWVREQGKGIFCTNGDLLGIEGYIVDISKSKVAERRLTRRSLYDSRTGLPNVALFMDRLQCAVSKCAGTRDCSFILVLLELDRFADLQSKYGDALANRVAAETSRRLLEILDSHSTLSRMRPERFGILLEQPHDLKVTSKLVRQIQEQVLMPFMIDEVEIYATASIGVALSSSGYANGDHALRDAVTALSRAKLLGGARYEVFDLHLHAKAAAQARIEKEIKDAMGSREMAVYWQPVIALASGHVAGLEARLAWRHPRRGMLFAEQFIPNAEDTQLILPLWEYMLSEVCEQMSAWQSLPGFEHVGINVEIFGRSLFDADSILRFCERLLASKPRSFSLALGIPEDVLARQTDSIQQMLVWLLAREVRLILDSFGAGPGSLSTLRFTPIDMIRIHPSLIEEGDDGEPFIGAVVTLAHNLGISVIADRIGTDRALSIARRHNIDYAQGDLISAPLDAIAVTSLLRRPPLLVEKAATQ, from the coding sequence TTGGCAACGACTGCGGGTAACGGCCCTCAGTCGGATTACCGCGACCTGGTGCGCAGCCAGTGGCACGTCTTGCTCCGCACCGATCCGCGGGGCGTCCTGACCTTTCTGAGTCCGAACTGGCACAGGCTCACGGGCTTCGGTGCGCGTGAGAGCATCGGCGTCCCGCTGTCTGATTACGCACATCCTGAAGATCGCGCTCACTGCCAGGCGTATATCGCGCTGCTTGCGACGTTGCCGGCCGAGGAAGAGGCGATCATAGACCTTCGATGCGTGCGCAAGGATGGCGGTTCCCGCTGGATCGAAATACGCGCCCATGCGGCTTTCGCTCACCACGACCCGAGTGCTGTCATCGGTATGGCCGGTACCGTGAGCGATGTTACGGGACGCGTCAGAAGCGAGCAGCTGCGGCGTGCCAACCAGCGGTCCCTGGAAAGCCTGATCGGCAACCTGTCGGTCATGATTTATCGCTGTCGCAATGATCACGACTGGACGATGGATTACGCCAGCACTGGCAGTGTGGCGCTGACTGGCTATACACCGGAAGACATCGTCAACAACAAGACGCTGCCCTATGCGCGCCTTATTCACACTTATGATCGCCAGCGCATCTGGAATGAAGTGCAGAGCGCGCTGGGAGACAATCGGCCGTTCGATGTTGAGTATCGGCTTATCACCCGGGGGAATGAGGAAAAGTGGGTGAGGGAGCAGGGCAAAGGGATCTTTTGCACCAACGGAGACCTGCTCGGGATCGAGGGCTATATCGTGGACATCAGCAAGAGCAAAGTTGCTGAGCGACGACTTACGCGCCGGTCGCTTTACGATTCCAGGACCGGGTTGCCGAACGTGGCGCTCTTCATGGACCGCCTGCAATGCGCGGTCAGCAAGTGTGCGGGTACTCGCGATTGTTCATTTATCCTGGTATTGCTGGAACTGGATCGGTTTGCGGATCTGCAATCGAAATACGGAGACGCGCTCGCGAATCGCGTCGCCGCCGAGACCAGCCGCCGTCTGCTGGAAATCCTGGATTCCCACAGCACGTTGTCGCGCATGAGGCCAGAGCGCTTCGGTATTCTGCTGGAGCAGCCGCACGATCTAAAGGTCACGAGCAAGCTCGTGCGTCAGATTCAGGAGCAGGTACTGATGCCGTTCATGATCGACGAGGTGGAGATTTATGCGACCGCCAGCATCGGCGTGGCGTTGAGTTCGAGCGGGTACGCGAACGGCGATCACGCGCTACGTGATGCGGTCACCGCTCTCAGCCGCGCCAAGCTCCTGGGTGGCGCACGTTATGAGGTTTTCGATCTACACCTGCACGCCAAGGCGGCGGCTCAGGCCAGAATCGAGAAGGAGATCAAGGACGCGATGGGCAGTCGTGAGATGGCGGTGTACTGGCAGCCGGTCATTGCGCTGGCGAGCGGCCACGTAGCGGGTCTGGAGGCGCGACTCGCCTGGAGACATCCACGGCGGGGCATGTTGTTCGCCGAGCAATTTATACCCAATGCGGAGGATACGCAGCTGATCCTGCCTCTGTGGGAGTACATGCTGTCGGAGGTGTGCGAACAGATGAGCGCCTGGCAGTCATTACCGGGCTTCGAGCACGTGGGGATCAATGTCGAAATCTTCGGCAGGAGCCTTTTCGATGCGGATTCCATCCTTCGTTTCTGCGAACGGCTGCTGGCATCCAAGCCTCGATCCTTCAGTCTTGCGCTCGGCATCCCCGAGGACGTGCTGGCCCGGCAAACCGACTCGATTCAGCAGATGCTGGTCTGGTTGCTGGCGAGAGAGGTCCGGCTGATTCTTGACTCGTTTGGCGCCGGGCCGGGCTCCCTGTCGACTTTGAGATTTACCCCGATCGACATGATACGCATACACCCATCGCTCATCGAGGAGGGCGACGACGGGGAACCGTTCATCGGTGCGGTGGTCACTCTTGCGCACAATCTCGGTATCAGCGTGATTGCCGATCGTATTGGAACCGATCGAGCGCTGTCGATTGCTCGCCGACATAACATCGACTACGCGCAAGGAGATCTGATCTCGGCTCCTCTCGATGCTATTGCAGTCACGTCGTTGCTGAGGCGCCCGCCGCTGCTGGTGGAAAAAGCGGCTACCCAATGA
- the narL gene encoding two-component system response regulator NarL: MNGVEAQSVLIIDDHPLFRKGVAQLLAMAPEFAIVGEAASGREGIEMALATRPDLILLDLNMRDMNGIQTLSALKETDLNSLVIILTVSNVSEDLIAALRSGADGYLLKDMEPEVLLAKLRSAVRGQVVLDQSVAGMLAHALCEDNHARPVADANLTEREHEILELLAEGMSNKLIARRLHISDGTVKVHVKNLLRKLNLRSRLEAAVWVLGREKR, from the coding sequence ATGAACGGTGTCGAGGCACAGTCTGTGCTCATCATTGACGATCACCCGTTGTTTCGAAAAGGTGTGGCGCAGCTTCTGGCCATGGCGCCTGAATTCGCGATCGTCGGCGAGGCCGCTTCGGGCCGGGAAGGCATAGAAATGGCGCTGGCCACACGACCGGACCTGATCCTGCTTGATCTCAACATGCGCGACATGAACGGCATCCAGACACTCTCCGCGCTCAAAGAAACCGACCTGAACTCACTTGTTATTATTCTGACGGTATCAAACGTGAGCGAGGATCTGATCGCTGCCTTGCGCAGTGGAGCTGATGGTTACCTGCTCAAGGACATGGAACCCGAGGTATTGCTAGCCAAACTGCGTAGCGCCGTCAGGGGGCAGGTGGTGCTCGATCAATCCGTGGCCGGCATGCTTGCGCATGCGCTGTGCGAGGATAACCACGCGCGGCCAGTGGCTGACGCAAACCTCACGGAGCGGGAACATGAGATCCTGGAACTACTCGCGGAAGGCATGAGCAACAAGTTAATTGCGCGCAGACTGCACATCAGCGATGGCACCGTGAAGGTGCACGTCAAGAACCTGCTGCGCAAACTGAATCTGCGCTCGCGGCTGGAAGCCGCCGTGTGGGTGTTGGGCCGGGAAAAAAGATAG
- a CDS encoding electron transfer flavoprotein subunit alpha/FixB family protein, with amino-acid sequence MGGIIVVAEHRRGELNPASLETITAARRLKQGKEQPIAVLVMAKDPDQYVAELKIDGVDEVIKAVIPTEHFQADIYAATLQALMREREPSVVLVPHSVDAWGYVPAVAAREMCGCATDVFDFKYEGDDLIASRAGYAEKIHMEVDFPGKETVLLTVRGNTFEPAEGQGDPQVSSFEAPETKARTEHTGYIEPDSAGDVDIAQAECMLSIGRGIGDEENVEQFQELADLVGFTLGCSRPIADNGWLPKSRQVGQSGKTVVNCKVYIAMGISGSVQHMAGMKHVSNIIAINTDREASIFNIARYGVVADILDIADELKNHFQ; translated from the coding sequence ATGGGCGGAATAATCGTTGTCGCGGAACACCGCCGGGGCGAGCTGAACCCGGCGAGCCTGGAAACAATTACGGCGGCCAGGCGGCTTAAGCAGGGAAAAGAGCAGCCGATCGCGGTTTTGGTGATGGCCAAAGACCCGGACCAGTATGTGGCCGAGCTCAAGATCGACGGCGTGGACGAGGTAATCAAGGCGGTCATTCCAACGGAACACTTTCAGGCGGACATCTATGCGGCGACGCTCCAGGCGCTGATGCGCGAACGCGAGCCGAGCGTGGTTTTAGTTCCGCACAGTGTCGATGCCTGGGGTTACGTGCCGGCAGTGGCCGCACGCGAAATGTGCGGGTGTGCGACCGACGTGTTCGACTTCAAGTATGAAGGCGACGATCTGATCGCAAGCCGGGCCGGCTACGCCGAGAAAATCCACATGGAGGTCGATTTTCCAGGCAAAGAGACCGTGCTGCTGACGGTGCGCGGGAACACGTTCGAGCCTGCCGAGGGCCAGGGTGATCCGCAGGTCAGCAGTTTCGAAGCGCCGGAAACCAAGGCGCGCACCGAGCACACCGGCTATATCGAACCCGACTCCGCCGGCGACGTGGACATCGCGCAGGCCGAATGCATGCTATCCATCGGCCGCGGGATCGGTGACGAGGAAAACGTCGAGCAGTTTCAGGAACTGGCGGATCTCGTCGGATTCACCCTGGGCTGTTCGCGTCCGATCGCGGACAACGGCTGGCTGCCCAAGTCACGTCAGGTTGGGCAGTCCGGCAAGACGGTGGTCAACTGCAAGGTCTATATCGCGATGGGGATTTCGGGTTCCGTGCAGCACATGGCGGGCATGAAACACGTGTCGAACATCATCGCGATCAACACCGACCGGGAGGCATCGATATTCAACATCGCGCGCTACGGCGTGGTGGCGGATATCTTAGATATCGCGGACGAACTGAAAAACCACTTTCAATAA